A stretch of the Coprobacillus cateniformis genome encodes the following:
- a CDS encoding ArsR/SmtB family transcription factor: MEKDYERDSKIFKAFCDPNRLKILDILKSGEHCACKLLEILDVSQSTLSHHMKILTDSKIVNVRKDGKWSHYSLSREGIQFAIDYLDQMK, translated from the coding sequence ATGGAAAAAGATTATGAAAGAGATTCTAAAATTTTTAAAGCATTCTGTGATCCAAATAGATTAAAAATTCTAGATATTTTAAAATCTGGAGAACACTGTGCTTGTAAATTGTTAGAAATATTAGATGTAAGCCAATCAACATTATCACATCATATGAAAATATTAACAGATTCTAAAATTGTGAATGTGAGAAAAGATGGAAAATGGTCACATTATTCTCTATCAAGAGAAGGAATACAATTTGCAATTGATTATTTAGATCAAATGAAATAA